One stretch of Carassius gibelio isolate Cgi1373 ecotype wild population from Czech Republic chromosome B1, carGib1.2-hapl.c, whole genome shotgun sequence DNA includes these proteins:
- the si:ch211-14k19.8 gene encoding mucin-4 produces MRRFVYLFLFIFAPGNTLLNLNQDCGGKILGERSGSIQPNSLLLNRFTSNNTEKPLDVTCTWIIDAYENQTVWIEVISVGKGARIGIKFGNGNTLIYEREERAQFSGTGRTIIEWSLRRTDETFSSLHLRWNTSEDSHTPAFIPYTHSDADPVSPSPNGSNDVTYTADIPVSSNAAPKTHTLRGESIQQGGGVSDLDDKRRPIFPQEITNNGQETAGAWISDLSLTGTHSYSDTQTSSALDTHMNTHTMLSNEPILMQSSTEIQSPLVSVQTTPKQATDVAKTSVLLTTNDVSHTELHIGSSQQTHTHAYTKIQPKMTKRDDPSSMFPTSSFMTISPDYIQPFDRTSKHFLSDSSHKSIATTVTLPNRDEFTISEDVGMSQFDLIFGSSNTITDDNQRISLEVDRTDRSPRSTNADQLITNPTIYADSVLTTSTPATVSEFPDVNQTHTLAFSESDMAEYSTSPNETPINVTAENEPTTSGEFMHSTYNTLETPTLTSLEASTTLISHTTQSQHDTSTRGTSSASASISYQTSHNTNETSDFTSFPATILPDLTPTESPSTLERDKDLSPSESECIGLACTLYLASTVQGKQERPVTSPPSISLSSPQISHDVTSDLMVEDSTTVRSENRTDLEELDGSPSQVQNTNTTSSMPTEFPIYTSTPPYSTSSENTQSNVGFSDVTDISEMSSGQTMSDPTQTRTTSLKTILGLSPFNDIHTVSTENTNGFTAHTIATLSTSSLETTTPYISQLSTTVPTSKSVSTTSPHWKTSPQINPHATSTETTSVQVQTHIPVHKPSTVRLLQNMTTSSYLIKTKAHTVPTQAVTQTSWIRSTASSFDRKWLHARHYFIVKDQPAIIKEKTFQVLLQIVLEGDYAPSMRLLEVETFLHNLSGFQNQHVTWHSGPVLQTLVQFQTVEALSWLERVESLLQEAGLNPLPKKGILVGGVKVKNITVGGLQTDVCEWLFECPSGFQCVSSKGNATCTSVCHSEYCKHHGICVHHLGQQPICQCPVGEDYWFMGQRCDLRMTRPRLVGVCFGVLVAVAAIMALLSYLTVRRFKTMLMQAKVEQTRSSYRRFNHFDELSARFWGRSWPGSADSLDNPAYTRSDELLHMRALDRTCCYHDDTLSVVSTYHGSGTHLNTIYPHGSQYGWDLSNCSLADGVVDSGKASDLSVCSWPIEPIQWTPFPLLQQLNRNSTTVKASRPRSYCEGMELVDLEKSWTA; encoded by the exons ATGCGTCGTTTTGTGTatcttttcttatttattttcgcTCCAG GTAACACACTGTTGAACTTGAATCAAGACTGTGGAGGTAAAATTCTTGGAGAGAGGAGTGGCTCAATTCAGCCAAACAGCCTTTTATTGAACAGATTTACCAGTAACAACACAGAAAAACCGTTGGATGTTACCTGCACTTGGATTATTGATGCTTATGAAAATCAGACTGTTTGGATAGAGGTCATTTCTGTTGGGAAAGGCGCTCGTATTGGAATTAAATTTGGGAATGGGAATACACTGATCTATGAAAGAGAGGAGCGGGCACAATTCTCTGGCACTGGGAGAACCATCATTGAATGGAGCTTGAGAAGGACTGATGAAACATTTTCCTCATTACATCTGA GATGGAACACGTCAGAGGACAGTCACACTCCTGCTTTCATTCCTTACACCCACTCTGATGCTGACCCGGTGTCTCCCTCTCCGAATGGCTCAAACGATGTAACTTACACTGCTGACATTCCAGTGAGCAGCAATGCAGCCCCCAAAACACACACTCTCAGGGGTGAGAGTATACAGCAGGGCGGAGGTGTGTCTGACCTGGACGATAAGCGCAGACCCATATTTCCGCAGGAAATCACCAACAATGGACAGGAAACGGCTGGAGCCTGGATCTCCGACCTCTCACTCACTGGCACACATTCCTATTCTGATACACAGACCAGCTCTGCCCTtgacacacacatgaacacacatacaATGTTGTCTAATGAACCTATTTTGATGCAGTCTTCTACTGAAATCCAATCACCATTGGTGTCTGTACAAACTACACCCAAACAGGCAACTGATGTGGCAAAAACAAGTGTACTCTTAACCACAAATGATGTTTCACACACTGAACTACATATAGgaagttcacagcagacacatacacatgcatataCCAAAATACAGcccaaaatgacaaaaagagaTGATCCAAGTTCAATGTTTCCAACTTCCAGCTTTATGACTATAAGTCCGGATTATATTCAGCCATTCGACAGAACTTCTAAACACTTTCTGAGTGACAGTTCTCACAAGTCTATAGCAACCACGGTGACGCTCCCAAATAGGGATGAGTTTACAATATCAGAGGATGTTGGGATGAgtcaatttgatttgatttttgggAGTTCAAACACAATTACAGATGACAACCAACGTATATCTTTAGAGGTGGACAGGACAGATCGCTCTCCAAGGtcaactaatgcagatcaattaATTACTAATCCAACAATCTATGCTGATTCAGTACTCACTACTAGTACGCCTGCAACAGTCTCAGAGTTTCCAGATGTTAATCAAACCCACACATTAGCGTTTTCTGAAAGTGACATGGCTGAATACTCCACGTCTCCGAATGAGACGCCAATAAATGTTACCGCTGAGAATGAGCCAACAACTTCAGGCGAGTTCATGCACTCTACATATAACACACTTGAGACTCCAACTTTGACATCTTTGGAAGCATCAACCACCCTCATCTCACACACAACCCAAAGTCAACACGATACTAGCACCCGGGGAACCAGCTCCGCATCTGCGTCAATCTCATACCAGACGTCACACAACACTAACGAAACCAGTGACTTCACCTCTTTCCCAGCTACCATCCTTCCAGACCTGACCCCTACTGAGAGTCCTAGTACCCTAGAAAGGGACAAGGATCTGTCACCATCTGAAAGTGAGTGTATCGGGCTTGCATGCACTTTGTATTTAGCGTCCACAGTACAAGGCAAGCAAGAACGTCCCGTCACCAGCCCTCCATCAATCTCTTTGTCAAGTCCTCAGATTAGTCATGATGTGACTTCTGACCTCATGGTTGAAGACAGCACTACAGTGAGATCTGAGAACCGCACTGATTTAGAAGAACTTGATGGGTCTCCATCACAAGTCCAGAATACCAACACAACATCAAGTATGCCAACTGAATTCCCTATATACACATCTACACCTCCATATTCAACATCTTCGGAAAACACACAGAGCAATGTGGGATTTTCCGACGTAACTGATATCAGTGAGATGAGTAGTGGTCAAACAATGAGTGATCCTACTCAGACTAGAACAACAAGTTTGAAGACAATTCTGGGCTTATCTCCATTTAACGACATTCATACTGTATCAACAGAAAACACTAATGGGTTTACCGCCCACACGATCGCCACACTGAGTACTTCATCATTGGAAACCACAACTCCATACATCTCTCAGCTCAGTACAACTGTTCCAACAAGCAAATCTGTTAGTACGACCTCTCCACATTGGAAAACTAGCCCCCAGATTAATCCACATGCCACGTCCACAGAAACTACTTCAGTCCAGGTCCAGACACACATTCCAGTGCATAAACCCAGCACTGTCAGACTTCTCCAAAATATGACCACAAGCTCTTATCTAATtaaaacaaaagcacacacaGTACCTACACAAGCAGTGACTCAAACATCTTGGATCCGTTCTACTGCATCCAGCTTTGACAGGAAGTGGCTACATGCACGCCATTATTTTATAGTAAAGGACCAGCCAGCAATCATCAAGG AAAAAACATTTCAAGTACTCTTACAGATTGTTCTGGAAGGAGATTATGCCCCTAGCATGAGGTTACTTGAG GTGGAGACATTTCTGCACAACCTTTCTGGATTTCAGAATCAACATGTAACCTGGCACAG TGGCCCAGTTCTGCAAACACTAGTGCAGTTCCAAACAGTGGAAGCACTCTCCTGGCTGGAAAGGGTGGAGTCTCTGTTACAAGAGGCGGGGTTAAACCCACTGCCAAAGAAAGGAATACTTGTGGGGGGAGTTAAAGTGAAGAATATTACTGTGGGAG GTTTGCAGACAGATGTTTGTGAATGGTTGTTTGAATGTCCATCTGGTTTCCAGTGTGTTTCTTCAAAGGGCAATGCCACCTGTACATCTGTGTGCCACTCTGAATACTGCAAACATCATGGCATCTGTGTCCATCACCTCGGGCAACAGCCTATTTGCCA GTGTCCTGTTGGGGAAGATTACTGGTTTATGGGCCAGCGCTGTGACCTGCGCATGACCCGGCCACGTTTGGTGGGCGTGTGCTTTGGAGTACTGGTTGCTGTCGCAGCAATCATGGCTCTTCTGTCTTATCTCACAGTGCGCCGCTttaaaaccatgctaatgcaaGCCAAAGTGGAACAAACACGCAGCAG TTATCGCAGGTTTAATCACTTTGATGAGCTTTCGGCTCGTTTTTGGGGAAGGTCCTGGCCAGGCTCTGCGGACTCGTTGGATAACCCTGCCTACACCCGCTCTGATGAATTACTACACATGAGAGCACTTGACCGTA
- the palb2 gene encoding partner and localizer of BRCA2: MSEEIHPNEDKETLRRRLEQLKQEYEKTAQRLQRAERHDAILRLTQNNSPHTFSVSSSMPTSEYSENHENLQLQTSLVAERNSSGISAVPKIPAVQLDFIEIMSTPPLYSPVCKRSPAHRLRSKRSRLRLRNKERESDSEISQEKERDGSGDCICEKVDTEIKEGSEWTENKNSLKGIRKYGKMEDEDSEKKKEREIEKMSAEREKNQDRSIGIRKVGKISKPSQELDNDCALNCSMSQSDNKLSIVSSEENQNSHRSQKKVNAEQKSHSGLAVSIQTSSFPQSSEGVQITDKSQEMLEQTNQLLKDSNKGYDDMIDIKSGFLDSCTLVEGLPFPVEYYIRTTRRMAASHSSVDLDAVIYSQLTGGRGRRRLSQSQTSGRGHMTTEHSVCRSTDQTRRGRKGQRGRRGRPRSTASCAKADPDCTISHSPSKSQAESKSTSHTESPSQSVLVLDRLESQEVCSPGPTVSLKPSPEQGVTQDFTHLPDSQLCFDSQLLPDSNVFPIFRRKHGQSGKASQTDQSPVLPSLASLIQALQEKGKKNGLLAALDFQDFHLPDEDFGQQKLERLRLSSSVVEPFVQHPLVYNTRQSSRRQRMSGRKSNCEAHYSAGELFTPEALTTSSLEDSLPLCQSDPADQSQTEIEKDLNAVNEIKTLSSEVMDSIQMIKPEPDGSINNERKVEAPLKSSETENINEIQAQTKMQKQSHMLLENSSLCPVVLSLSPSLTSHTQKGQDPVLPSLGMSPHFLTPGSPLDLRSPLFSSSGILRSPSSVPLMGFVSPESVSVKTGDIRNQGGSESQNQTQISQETVTEVQNTVKPHMPSQNNTTLGYENLSVLQMESSIISENEKKRECSLDTESNLECGNKINCTPENELQLLNIPEPVIFKTVFESEIQTKNSSEMDIETYKCSELGSETQSMGLNQNAKSGAVGQTPVETTSLDTSTYQRTERRTGFDNNSSQLVERNTVPSNNQKLVHEESLTGTSFTDEVHCSAILQEMHTFKALEGGCVLDLCLVRWPSEDWCICVAGEWSVCLWAQMKEIQSWCLLQTWTFAQSVMSLEGIPDSSGLLCVTLGHLEITEARILCCPSTDGPFSQNAVCKDTLQAVLGVSNCRLVCCSSPGDQQRVSVLTVTQDGRVKNTLLLASAKQNIRTLAAVEGEKDALIGWTECKTLLIWNMKTCQLLQTIYLEKTLTMTNCMKGYCYRGVLCVLLQNAGNVCDDESNASLFTLIATNPLTGKHITLTSINCPDQHKQQLIDGDVLGTGLVGVFQSGYLAVWDLRGAVVKVVGVLDELCRLARWAGPDMLLTGYLNGDVSVFHYKST, translated from the exons ATGTCAGAGGAGATTCACCCTAACGAAGATAAAGAGACC TTGAGAAGACGATTGGAGCAGCTGAAGCAAGAGTATGAGAAGACCGCACAGAGACTGCAG AGAGCAGAGCGCCATGATGCCATTCTCAGACTTACACAGAATAACTCTCCACACACATTTTCTGTGTCTTCATCCATGCCAACATCAGAATATTCAGAAAACCATGAGAATCTGCAATTACAAACCA GCCTAGTTGCAGAAAGAAACAGCTCTGGTATTTCCGCTGTACCAAAAATCCCTGCAGTCCAATTGGATTTTATCGAGATTATGTCCACACCGCCGTTGTACTCCCCAGTATGCAAACGAAGCCCTGCCCACCGCCTGCGTTCTAAGCGTAGTCGACTGCGTCTACGGAACAAAGAGCGAGAATCAGACAGTGAAATCAGCCAAGAAAAAGAAAGGGATGGAAGTGGAGACTGTATTTGTGAAAAGGTGGACACCGAAATAAAGGAGGGTAGTGAATGGACTGAAAACAAGAACAGTCTAAAAGGAATAAGAAAATATGGTAAAATGGAAGACGAGGacagtgaaaagaaaaaagaaagagaaattgaGAAGATGTCGGCTGAGAGGGAGAAGAACCAGGACAGGTCAATTGGAATAAGAAAAGTTGGTAAAATTTCTAAGCCATCACAAGAACTGGATAATGATTGTGCATTAAACTGCTCTATGAGCCAGTCAGATAACAAACTGTCAATAGTTTCAAGTGAAGAAAATCAGAACTCTCACCGTAGCCAGAAAAAGGTTAACGCTGAGCAAAAATCACACTCAGGTTTAGCTGTGTCTATCCAAACCTCATCTTTCCCTCAGTCTTCCGAGGGAGTACAGATTACTGACAAATCACAAGAGATGCTTGAACAAACTAACCAGCTGCTAAAAGACTCAAATAAAGGTTATGATGACATGATAGACATTAAATCTGGTTTTCTGGACTCTTGCACGCTGGTTGAGGGTTTACCGTTTCCCGTGGAGTATTATATCCGGACGACAAGGCGCATGGCTGCATCTCACAGCTCTGTCGATTTAGATGCTGTCATATACAGCCAGCTCACTGGGGGGCGGGGCAGACGCAGGCTCAGCCAATCGCAAACGAGTGGTAGAGGTCACATGACCACGGAGCATTCAGTCTGCAGGTCCACTGACCAGACCAGACGTGGAAGAAAAGGTCAGAGAGGGAGAAGAGGCCGTCCGAGAAGCACTGCTTCATGTGCCAAAGCTGATCCTGATTGTACAATATCACATTCCCCAAGTAAATCTCAAGCAGAATCAAAGTCCACGTCTCACACTGAATCACCCAGTCAATCAGTATTGGTCCTTGACAGGCTAGAGTCTCAGGAAGTCTGTTCTCCTGGGCCCACAGTGAGTTTAAAGCCAAGTCCAGAGCAAGGAGTTACTCAGGATTTTACGCATCTACCAGATTCTCAGCTTTGCTTTGATTCCCAACTCCTCCCGGATTCAAATGTGTTCCCTATTTTCAGAAGAAAACACGGCCAATCTGGAAAAGCATCTCAGACAG ATCAGTCACCTGTTCTGCCATCATTAGCTTCACTCATTCAGGCTCTTCAAGAAAAGGGTAAGAAAAATGGACTGCTGGCGGCACTTGATTTCCAGGATTTCCACCTGCCTGATGAGGATTTTGGACAACAAAAATTAGAAAGATTGCGCTTGTCATCTTCAGTCGTAGAGCCCTTCGTACAGCATCCTCTTGTGTACAATACACGGCAGAGCAGCAGGCGCCAGAGAATGAGTGGGAGAAAGAGTAATTGTGAAGCACATTACTCAGCGGGTGAACTATTTACTCCAGAAGCCCTAACTACCTCTTCTCTTGAGGATAGTTTACCTCTTTGTCAGTCAGACCCTGCTGACCAGTCACAGACAGAGATAGAAAAGGACCTCAACGCTGTAAATGAAATAAAGACCCTCTCCTCAGAAGTTATGGACAGTATACAGATGATCAAACCTGAACCAGACGGAAGCATAAATAATGAGAGAAAAGTTGAGGCCCCACTTAAATCCTCAGAAACTGAAAACATTAATGAGATTCAGGCGCAAACAAAGATGCAAAAACAATCTCACATGCTCCTGGAGAACAGCTCGCTTTGCCCTGTGGTACTTAGTTTGAGCCCATCTCTGACTTCACATACACAGAAAGGTCAAGATCCTGTCCTTCCATCTTTGGGAATGTCCCCTCACTTTTTGACTCCAGGTTCACCATTAGACCTCCGGTCACCTCTGTTTTCTTCCTCTGGTATCCTTAGGTCTCCCTCCTCAGTTCCACTTATGGGATTTGTGTCTCCAGAATCAGTCTCAGTTAAAACAGGGGACATCAGAAATCAGGGAGGTTCAGAATCACAAAATCAAACTCAAATAAGTCAAGAAACAGTAACAGAAGTTCAGAATACTGTGAAACCACATATGCCATCCCAAAACAACACTACACTGGGATATGAAAACTTAAGTGTCCTGCAAATGGAATCCTCAATCATctcagaaaatgaaaagaaacgtGAATGCAGTCTTGATACGGAAAGCAATCTTGAATGTGGAAATAAGATCAATTGCACGCCAGAAAATGAACTTCAACTCCTCAACATTCCTGAACCAGTGATTTTTAAAACTGTCTTTGAGTCTGAAATCCAAACCAAGAACAGTTCTGAAATGGACATTGAAACCTATAAATGCTCTGAGCTTGGGTCTGAAACCCAAAGTATGGGGTTAAACCAAAATGCGAAATCTGGAGCTGTAGGTCAAACTCCTGTTGAGACGACCTCTTTGGACACTTCCACCTATCAGAGAACAGAAAGAAGGACTGGTTTTGACAACAACAGTTCTCAGTTAGTGGAGCGTAACACTGTTCCATCCAACAACCAGAAATTAGTGCATGAGGAATCCCTAACTGGCACTTCATTTACTGATGAAGTTCATTGTTCTGCAATCCTGCAGGAAATGCACACTTTTAAG GCGCTGGAGGGTGGATGTGTGTTAGATTTGTGTTTGGTGCGATGGCCATCGGAGGACTGGTGCATATGTGTGGCAGGAGAATGGAGCGTTTGCCTTTGGGCTCAGATGAAGGAAATTCAGTCATGGTGTCTTTTACAAACCTGGACATTTGCACAG TCCGTGATGTCTTTGGAAGGGATACCAGACTCTTCAGGACTGCTTTGTGTCACTCTGGGTCACTTGGAAATCACAGAGGCAAG GATCCTTTGCTGTCCAAGTACGGATGGGCCATTCTCTCAGAACGCTGTGTGCAAGGACACGTTACAAGCAGTGCTGGGTGTGTCTAACTGTCGGCTTGTGTGTTGCTCCTCCCCTGGAGATCAACAAAGAGTCAGTGTGCTAACAGTAACTCAAGATGGAAG GGTAAAGAACACTCTTCTCCTGGCCTCTGCTAAACAGAACATTCGGACCCTTGCAGCTGTCGAGGGTGAAAAAGATGCTCTGATTGGTTGGACAGAATGTAAAACTCTCCTTATATG GAACATGAAAACATGCCAGCTGCTGCAGACTATATACCTGGAAAAGACTTTAACCATGACAAACTGCATGAAGGGATATTGTTACAGA gGGGTGCTGTGTGTGTTGCTTCAGAATGCAGGAAATGTGTGTGATGATGAGAGTAACGCATCTCTTTTCACACTGATTGCCACAAACCCTCTCACTGGCAAACATATCACACTAACCTCTATCAACTGTCCTGATCAACACAAACAGCA GTTAATAGATGGTGATGTCTTGGGCACCGGGCTTGTTGGTGTTTTTCAGTCTGGTTATCTTGCTGTTTGGGATCTCAGAGGAGCCGTGGTTAAAGTTGTTGGTGTGCTGGATGAGTTGTGTCGACTAGCCCGCTGGGCAGGGCCAGATATGCTGCTGACTGGATATCTGAATGGAGATGTTAGTGTGTTTCATTATAAATCTACATAA
- the LOC127948515 gene encoding acyl carrier protein, mitochondrial, whose protein sequence is MAARVIARCVRSLNHRTVCFNRVNTVATLTAAPLIRGRAFSQLTHGHKSPLEQFSISSFQVFQWRQYGDLPPLTLDSIHERVLYVLKLYDKISPEKLQATSHFMKDLGLDSLDQVEIIMAMEDEFGFEIPDADAEKLMTPQEIVQYIADKKDVYELA, encoded by the exons ATGGCGGCGCGCGTCATTGCCCGGTGTGTCCGATCACTGAATCACCGTACTGTATGTTTTAACCGTGTCAATACTGTCGCGACATTAACAGCAGCTCCGCTCATCCGTGGACGAGCATTCTCACAGCTGACTCATGGACACAAGTCTCCGCTGGAGCAG TTCTCCATCAGTTCATTTCAGGTTTTTCAGTGGAGGCAGTACGGTGACTTGCCCCCATTAACCCTGGACTCTATCCATGAGCGTGTCCTCTACGTCCTGAAGCTCTACGACAAGATCAGCCCAGAGAAG CTTCAGGCTACGTCTCACTTCATGAAGGATTTGGGATTGGACAGTTTAGATCAGGTGGAGATCATCATGGCCATGGAAGATGAATTTG GTTTTGAAATTCCTGATGCTGATGCAGAGAAGTTGATGACACCACAAGAGATAGTTCAGTACATCGCAGACAAGAAGGATGTTTATGAATTAGCATAA
- the rasd3 gene encoding RASD family member 3, which produces MSLLVREHRTVRFVFLGAAGVGKTALITRFLQNRFDSKYTRTVEELHALEYDTDGSSVRIEILDTSGSYSFPAMRALCIRTGDAFALVYAADEPDSLEEVQRLREEILELKGEKFTGITVIENKADLGSRSRQATAEVMRAVEEDWGAGFVETSARTGENVTGVFRDLLQQMKLPSRVSPALRRRTQTMSREHTETRKKPPMKKNNSCILS; this is translated from the coding sequence ATGTCTTTGCTGGTGCGGGAGCATCGGACGGTCCGCTTTGTGTTTTTGGGCGCCGCCGGGGTTGGAAAAACTGCTCTGATCACCCGTTTCTTGCAAAATCGCTTCGACTCCAAATACACACGCACGGTGGAGGAGCTTCACGCTCTTGAGTACGACACAGACGGCTCGAGTGTGCGCATTGAGATCTTGGACACGAGCGGTAGTTATTCGTTCCCAGCGATGCGCGCTTTGTGCATCCGAACCGGGGACGCGTTTGCGCTTGTGTACGCCGCGGACGAGCCAGACTCCTTGGAGGAGGTGCAGAGACTCCGTGAGGAGATCCTGGAGTTGAAGGGAGAGAAGTTCACTGGAATCACGGTGATAGAGAACAAAGCGGACCTGGGCAGTCGGAGTCGCCAGGCCACTGCTGAGGTGATGCGCGCGGTGGAGGAGGACTGGGGCGCCGGCTTTGTGGAGACGTCCGCACGCACCGGGGAGAACGTCACCGGTGTGTTTCGGGACTTGCTTCAACAGATGAAGTTACCGAGCCGCGTGAGCCCGGCACTGCGCAGACGGACGCAGACAATGAGCAGAGAACATACAGAGACGCGGAAAAAGCCTCCAATGAAGAAGAACAACAGCTGTATCTTGTCTTAA